The following proteins come from a genomic window of Sorghum bicolor cultivar BTx623 chromosome 3, Sorghum_bicolor_NCBIv3, whole genome shotgun sequence:
- the LOC8081372 gene encoding LOW QUALITY PROTEIN: protein PAT1 homolog 1 (The sequence of the model RefSeq protein was modified relative to this genomic sequence to represent the inferred CDS: deleted 2 bases in 1 codon), translated as MLPTREPPSGSMPLSQGHFLLEPEPLPVAVPAANANTSNTGDTRFDASQYAFFGNNVLEDIELGGFEDDNDSNAAFAGLDDLERPLSSQEIALEAEDSSFSDLDDLANTFSKLRRDVNLPKHIGVNNLGTSFSRESSAAADWAPEFDSPLWPDQYVQVAKQGPNGNGWWPPPHHSSLLADSRLHRTSSSPQQQEQNNHNEPVLGPRPSPLHRTSSYPQKEPQYNPAEVIPAPNAPYMSNHPPSGPPNSVPRQPHQMNMPSFNEFQMHMSAQSDVPFSQFPRGGTPPEPLFGGNRGHMISTSFSTNNSAQQGHLLNNGQFHGETASNMPNLLPNHLQRPNTFMPPQMPTIRQHHGLLPIQQSSQQSSRTQAHMFGPQHPPHMMNRFDNFGMPEFSDPRARSSMHHGRQGHHFPFQGSEFGIMKMGNGRSRFRSKYMSTEELENILRIQHAATHINDPYIDDYYHQACLASRYVDGRSKHRFYPTLIRDPSSCARSKDEPHAYLKVDALGRLPFSSIRRPRPLLDVEPASATDDNTLISKPLDQEPLLAARITIEDGLSLLLDIDDIDRLLQFSQQQDGGLQLKNRRQSLLGQLAESLQLVDPLGPNKKTHLSANDDLVFLRIVSLPKGRKLLARYINIMVPGSDLARIVCMAVFRHLRFVFGNLPSDDGSAETVTKLASAVAACIRGMDLSGLSACLAAIVCSSEHPPLRPLGYAAGDGATVIIKSVLDRATDLLTEHPAAPDYSAPNRALWQASFNAFFGLLTKYCVSKFDSMVHTMHKHPAAATVIHKELPVELLRASLPHTDEQQRRLLLEFAQRTLPVAGHSSDGTGQLGGNMASETIPS; from the exons ATGCTGCCAACGAGGGAACCTCCTTCTGGATCCATGCCCTTGAGCCAGGGCCACTTTCTCCTGGAGCCGGAGCCGCTGCCGGTTGCGGTACCTGCTGCCAACGCGAACACCTCTAATACAG GTGACACTAGATTTGATGCATCACAGTATGCTTTTTTTGGCAACAATGTGCTGGAGGACATTGAACTAGGTGGATTCGAAGATGATAACGACAGTAATGCTGCTTTCGCTGGACTCGATGATTTAGAGCGCCCACTTTCTTCTCAAGAGATTGCACTAGAG GCTGAAGATAGTTCATTctcagatcttgatgatcttgcAAATACATTCTCAAAG CTAAGAAGAGATGTTAACCTACCAAAGCATATTGGGGTAAATAACCTTGGGACTTCTTTTTCAAGAGAAA GTTCTGCTGCTGCTGACTGGGCTCCAGAATTTGATTCCCCACTCTGGCCTGATCAGTACGTGCAAGTTGCTAAGCAAGGACCAAATGGCAATGGCTGGTGGCCTCCACCGCATCATTCTTCTCTCCTTGCTGATTCCAGATTGCACAGAACATCCTCATCCCCTCAGCAACAGGAACAAAACAATCATAATGAACCTGTTCTTGGACCCAGGCCATCTCCTTTGCACCGGACATCCTCATACCCACAAAAGGAGCCTCAGTACAATCCTGCTGAAGTCATTCctgcaccaaatgcaccatacaTGTCAAACCATCCACCTAGTGGTCCACCCAATTCAGTGCCTCGACAGCCACATCAGATGAACATGCCATCTTTCAATGAATTTCAGATGCATATGTCTGCACAAAGTGATGTCCCATTCTCCCAGTTTCCTCGTGGAGGGACACCTCCAGAGCCATTGTTTGGTGGAAACCGGGGCCATATGATTTCAACAAGCTTCTCAACTAACAACAGTGCGCAACAAGGTCATCTGCTGAATAATGGGCAGTTTCATGGGGAAACTGCCAGCAACATGCCAAATTTGCTGCCAAACCATCTACAACGTCCGAATACATTCATGCCCCCTCAAATGCCGACAATACGCCAACACCATGGCTTGCTCCCAATTCAGCAATCTTCACAGCAGTCATCAAGAACACAGGCACACATGTTTGGTCCCCAGCATCCACCACATATGATGAATAGGTTTGATAATTTTGGGATGCCTGAGTTCAGTGATCCAAGAGCAAGATCATCAATGCACCATGGAAGGCAAGGTCACCATTTTCCATTCCAAGGCTCTGAGTTTGGTATTATGAAGATGGGTAATGGGAGGTCAAGATTTAGATCCAAGTATATGTCCACTGAAGAACTTGAAAACATTTTAAGAATACAGCATGCCGCCACTCACATAAATGATCCATACATCGATGATTATTACCATCAAGCTTGTCTGGCCAGCAGATATGTGGATGGAAGGTCGAAGCACCGCTTCTACCCAACCTTGATTCGGGATCCATCATCATGTGCGCGGAGTAAAGATGAGCCACATGCATACCTTAAGGTCGATGCCCTTGGGAGACTGCCATTTTCTTCCATCCGGAGGCCACGCCCACTTCTTGATGTTGAACCAGCTTCTGCAACTGACGATAACACTCTTATTTCAAAGCCTCTTGATCAGGAGCCTCTGCTAGCTGCTAGGATCACAATTGAGGATGGACTCTCCCTACTACTTGATATAGATGATATTGATCGCTTGCTTCAATTTAGCCAGCAGCAAGATGGTGGTTTACAACTTAAAAACAGAAGGCAATCTCTCCTTGGTCAGCTGGCAGAATCACTGCAGTTGGTTGATCCACTAGGTCCAAATAAAAAAACACATTTGTCTGCAAATGATGATTTGGTATTTCTTCGCATTGTTTCTCTACCCAAGGGCCGGAAACTACTTGCACGCTATATCAACATCATGGTACCTGGTAGCGATCTTGCAAGGATAGTTTGCATGGCAGTATTTCGGCATCTGAGGTTTGTGTTTGGAAATTTGCCCTCCGATGATGGTTCAGCTGAGACAGTAACTAAACTAGCTAGTGCTGTAGCTGCATGCATTCGTGGGATGGACTTAAGTGGCCTCAGTGCTTGTCTTGCAGCAATTGTTTGCTCGTCTGAGCATCCACCTCTTCGACCCCTTGGATATGCTGCTGGTGATGGTGCCACTGTCATCATAAAGTCTGTCCTGGATAGAGCAACAGACCTTCTCACTGAGCATCCTGCTGCACCAGACTATAGCGCTCCAAACCGAGCCCTGTGGCAAGCATCGTTTAATGCTTTCTTTGGGCTGCTTACAAAGTATTGCGTGAGTAAATTTGACAGCATGGTTCATACTATGCACAAGCACCCTGCTGCTGCAACAGTTATACACAAGGAACTTCCAGTTGAGCTTCTGCGTGCCAGTCTTCCTCACACAGATGAGCAACAGCGCAGACTATTGCTTGAGTTCGCCCAGCGGACTTTGCCTGTCGCTGGCCATAGTTCTGACGGG ACAGGGCAGCTGGGTGGAAACATGGCATCTGAAACAATACCAAGTTAA
- the LOC110433851 gene encoding reticulon-like protein B1 gives MAEQSQPHEEGGASPKHESLMEKLADKLHVGGGGKGDSSSSSDSDNDERPRPSAPPADEVKQTSFSDSAATAAAEAKAKVFRLFGREQPIHKALGGGKPADVFLWRNRNISAGVLGGATAIWILFELLGYHLLTFVCHGLIFSLGVLFLWSNASSFIHKAPPKIPEVIIPEDLVVNIALSTRYEINRAFANLRQIALGRDIKKFLMVIAGFWFLSVLGSCCNFLTLVYIVFVVLHTVPVLYEKYEDHIDSYGEKGWIEIKKQYAVFDEKVLSKVPRGPAKDKKH, from the exons ATGGCGGAGCAGTCGCAGCCGCACGAGGAAGGCGGCGCGAGCCCCAAGCACGAGTCGCTGATGGAGAAGCTCGCCGACAAGCtccacgtcggcggcggcggcaagggcGACTCCTCGTCGTCCTCGGACTCGGACAACGACGAGCGGCCCCGCCCCTCGGCGCCGCCCGCCGACGAGGTCAAGCAGACCTCCTTCTCCGACTCCGCCGCCACGGCGGCCGCCGAGGCCAAGGCGAAGGTGTTCCGCCTCTTCGGCCGCGAGCAGCCCATCCACAAGGCCCTCGGTGGTGGCAAGC CTGCTGATGTGTTCCtgtggaggaacaggaacatctCTGCTGGAGTACTTGGTGGTGCCACAGCAATCTGGATCCTATTTGAATTGCTTGGCTACCATCTTCTTACTTTTGTTTGCCACGGTCTCATATTCTCTCTGGGTGTTCTCTTTCTCTGGTCTAACGCTTCATCGTTTATCCACAA GGCTCCCCCTAAGATCCCAGAGGTGATCATTCCTGAAGATTTAGTTGTCAACATTGCGCTATCCACTCGTTATGAGATCAACAGGGCCTTTGCCAATCTCCGCCAGATTGCTCTTGGCCGGGACATAAAGAAGTTCCTAATG GTTATTGCTGGGTTTTGGTTCCTTTCTGTTCTTGGAAGTTGCTGCAACTTCTTGACCTTGGTTTACATTG TCTTTGTGGTGCTGCACACAGTACCTGTGCTGTATGAGAAGTATGAGGATCACATTGACTCGTATGGCGAGAAGGGGTGGATTGAGATTAAGAAGCAGTACGCTGTGTTTGATGAGAAGGTTCTGAGCAAAGTACCAAGGGGTCCTGCGAAAGACAAGAAGCACTAG
- the LOC8079469 gene encoding probable membrane-associated kinase regulator 2, with protein sequence MESFSFLKYLRGGGGGVVAGAQRAPAAAATTTTTISASACEDGGGGDGNDDDASFFDLEFAVPGDESAASDAEEERVEFNFAVAGGEDVVAPGAAEAVVVETPAPEAETETETEVEAVPVPPPAPLLRPATKFRVLLLKLRKPKAPAPADGVAQAPRQQATSRFLIKFRVEDAPLASLFTRDNSSRTSDAGADRAPATAAAAEPQHEVASITAEERRFAKEVVLRYLSKIKPLYVKVSRRYGERLRFGGTASEGEETDVEPDPSPAPTPSPSPSPSPSQAPSSSSATATPAAMTPAPAPQPVVVACGVRAPRASVPAGLKQVCKRLGKSRSASSAVAAAPSPGAHAPTAAGTGTGTGPQQPQRRDDSLLQVQDGIQSAIAHCKRSFNASKGSESPLLRSMTATTGGEARAAGAGEGA encoded by the exons ATGGAGTCCTTCAGCTTCCTCAAGTACctgcgcggcggcggtggcggcgtggTCGCCGGCGCCCAGCGCGCGCCCGCGGCCGCAGCCACCACGACCACCACCATCTCCGCGTCGGCGTGCGAGGACGGCGGGGGCGGGGACggcaacgacgacgacgcctCCTTCTTCGACCTCGAGTTCGCCGTGCCCGGCGACGAGAGCGCCGCGTCCGACGCTGAGGAAGAGCGGGTCGAGTTCAACTTCGCCGTTGCCGGCGGAGAAGACGTCGTGGCGCCCGGGGCCGCCGAGGCGGTGGTCGTCGAGACGCCGGCGCCTGAGGCGGAGACGGAGACCGAGACCGAGGTAGAGGCCGTGCCGgttccgccgccggcgccgctgcTCCGCCCGGCCACCAAGTTCCGCGTCCTGCTGCTCAAGCTGAGGAAGCCCAAGGCCCCGGCGCCAGCCGACGGGGTCGCGCAGGCGCCGAGGCAGCAGGCGACGAGCCGGTTCCTGATAAAGTTCCGGGTGGAGGACGCGCCGCTGGCGTCGCTCTTCACGCGCGACAACAGCTCGCGCACCTCGGACGCTGGCGCGGACCGTGCCCCGGCCACCGCGGCGGCGGCAGAGCCCCAGCACGAGGTGGCCTCGATCACGGCGGAGGAGCGGCGGTTCGCGAAGGAGGTGGTCCTGCGGTACCTGAGCAAGATCAAGCCGCTGTACGTGAAAGTGTCGCGGCGGTACGGCGAGCGCCTCCGGTTCGGCGGCACGGCGAGCGAGGGCGAGGAGACGGACGTGGAGCCCGACCCATCCCCGGCGCCAACACCTTCCCCGTCCCCGTCGCCATCCCCGTCCCAGGCtccttcgtcgtcgtcggcgacaGCGACGCCTGCGGCGATGACCCCTGCCCCGGCGCCGCAGCCGGTGGTGGTGGCCTGCGGCGTGCGCGCGCCCCGCGCCAGCGTGCCCGCGGGTCTGAAGCAGGTGTGCAAGCGCCTCGGAAAGAGCCGGTCGGCTTCCTCCGCGGTGGCCGCGGCGCCCTCGCCGGGTGCCCATGCCCCCACGGCGGCGGGCACAGGGACAGGGACGGGCCCGCAGCAGCCGCAGCGGCGGGACGACTCGCTGCTGCAGGTGCAGGACGGCATCCAGAGCGCCATCGCCCACTGCAAGCGCTCCTTCAACGCGTCCAAAG GGTCGGAGTCGCCGCTGCTGCGGTCCATGACGGCGACGACGGGCGGCGAGGCGAGGGCGGCCGGCGCCGGGGAAGGCGCGTGA